A window of Adhaeribacter arboris genomic DNA:
ATATAAACGGTACCGTAAAAATTAATGTCCATTACTTGCTTTATTACCCCTAAATCCAAGTCCTGAAAAAGCGCCCGCATGGATATACCCGCATTATTAATAAGAATATCCAGGCGCCCAAACTCTTGTACGGTTTCATAAACTAATTTCTGAGCATCGGCTTCGTTGCTCACATCGCTCTGCACTGCCCGGCATGTAATTTTCTTTTGCACCAGCTCGTGGGCAGTAGTTTGTAATTTTGCTGAATCTCTTCCCGAAATCACCACTTTAGCACCTGCTTCCCCGAAGGCCAAAGCACAGGCTTTGCCAATGCCCGAGGTACCACCCGTTATTAATACTACTTTATCTTTCATGCTATTTTTCAGAAACGGCAACAAAGGTAAGATTTCTGGTTTTATTCTGCTCTATTTTAAAAACAACCCGTTTAAACCGGGAAGATTTTTTGACTCGGGTAAAACTGCGTAATTTTGCCGAATCGTGAAAAAAAATAAGAATTTACCAGTTATCAAGGACCTTCGTATCGAGGAAATGGTAGCCGAAGGCAATTGTCTGGCCCGCCACGAAAACCGGGTTGTTTTTGTAAAAGGCGTAGCGCCCGGCGATGTAGTGGATGTGCGCATCACCAAACAAAAGAAAAGTTTTTGGGAAGGCACTCCCGTACGTTTTGTTTCTTACTCCGATTTACGCGTGGAACCTTTTTGCGAACACTTTGGCGTTTGCGGGGGCTGTAAATGGCAGCACATCAGCTACGAAACCCAACTTTATTACAAGCAAAAGCAAGTTAAAGATAATCTGGAAAGAATTGGAAAACTTGCATTGCCGCCCATTGATCCCATTCATGGTTCGGCGAAAACAACCTATTACCGCAACAAACTCGAATTTACTTTTTCTGATAATGCTTGGCTTACCACCGAACAGATTCAATCGGGCAATGAATTTGACCGGAATGCCTTAGGCTTTCACATTCCGGGTAGGTTCGATAAAATTCTGGATATTAAACACTGTTACTTGCAAGCAGAACCTTCTAATGGCATCCGGCTTTCGGTGCGCAAATACGCCAAAGACCATCAACTGGAATTTAATAACTTGTATAAAATAGATGGCTTTTTGCGGAACCTGATTATCCGGACCGCTAATACCGGTGATTTAATGGTTATTCTGCAGGTTTACCACAATGAACAGGAAAAAATAACGGCATTACTCGATTTTCTGCAGCAGGCCTTTCCGCAAATTACTTCCCTGCACTATGTGGTAAATAATAAAGGAAACGAAACCTTTCATGACCTGGACGTAATTTGCTATAAAGGCGAACCCTACATTCACGAAGAAATGGAAGGTTTACGTTTCCGGGTCGGGCCGAAATCATTTTACCAGACCAACTCGGAACAAGCTTACGAATTGTACCGTTTAACCCGCGAAATGGCTAATTTAACCGGTACCGAATTGGTGTACGACTTGTATACGGGCGCGGGCACCATTGCTAATTTTGTCGCTCGGCATTGCCGCGAAGTTATTGGCGTAGAATACGTACCAAGTGCCATTGAAGACGCTAAAATTAACTCGCAGATAAACGAAATTACCAATACGCAATTCTACGCCGGTGACTTAAAAGATGTGCTCACGCCCGAGTTTGTGGCCAAACACGGTTCCCCGGAAGTAGTTATTACCGATCCACCCAGGGCCGGTATGCACCCGGACATAGTAGCCCGACTTTTAGAAATACACCCGAAAAGAATAGTTTACGTTAGCTGTAACCCGGCTACCCAAGCCCGGGACTTGGAATTATTGTCGGGAAAATATACCGTTACCCGGGTACAACCCGTAGATATGTTTCCGCAGACCCACCACGTCGAAAACATTGTTTCCCTGGAAGCGAAGTAGGTGGTGGGTTTTATTTATAAGTAGTAAGTTGAAAGAATATAATTTTAAAAATATGGAAAACGACCCCGAATTAAACGGTAAGTATTTAGGTACCATTACCCAGGATTTTGCGGTAGTAGCGGATACCTTAAAGGAAGCTTCCTACCAGATCCGGAAGCGGGATATTTCTAAGTTTCCCATTTTTGTTTTCACTAAACAAGCTACTCCCATTGGTTCTATACTCATTAACGCCGATGAACTCGCTTTACAATGGCATATTTACGCCTCTTACCTCGACGATTTTGTTGGCCGTAAAATTATTGCCTTAGATAAAGTGGAGGATTTTAAAGAAGCTTATAAAAACCCGGACGAATTTTGCTGCTTATTCGTAATAGATGTGGAGTTTACCAATTTTGTATTTATTCCATTTCCGGAAGACTAAATAGGGAAAGTATCTCATTAAGCAGTTAATAGTTAACTTAAATTATTCGAAATACTTTTCCGTTTACTGTTCTTTTTATTCATCTAAAAATCAAATTCAAAAATTTAATTAACAGAGCTTTGTCCCGGCATCAGATTTAAAATGTCTTTTTTATTTACTCGAGAAATACCTATCAAATAACATTATTTAGTTTTATAGAGTAAGAAAGTAAAATCTAATCTTACTCCTAAAACTATGAATATAACCAGTCTTTCTTCATCCTTACCTCATGTTCAGCCTCATTGGGTAACGGTTTTTGCCCGGGTAGGGCTTACGGCAAAAGGAATCGTTTACTGCTTGGTAGGTATAATGGCTTTTATGGCGGCTTTTGAAATTGGAGGAAAGTCCGTAGCAGATACCGGAAAAGCAGGTATTTTTCAATTTATATTACACCAACCATTTGGCAAAATACTTCTGGGCCTGGTAGCCATAGGTTTACTTTGTTTTGCTATTTGGCGTTTTATAGAAGCTTTTTTGGATACGGAACATAAAGGAACAAACGCCAAAGGAATAGGCCGCTGTATTGGATACGCCTTTAGCGGAGTAGTTTATTTAGGTTTAGCTTATTATGCTGCTACTGCAGCATTAGGCAAAAGCAACGGGCAATCTGGGAGCGAAAACACCCAACAAACTTTAGTTCATCAATTATTAGAAAAGCCTTTTGGGCAATGGTTAGTGGGCGCTCTGGCATTGGGAATAATATTCCTTGGTATTTACCAGATATATCGGGCTTATTCAGGCGAGTACCTGAAAAAAATACAGGCTAATCGTTTGCGCCCCAATGTTCAAAAACTGTTACTGAGGGCCGGGAAAATAGGTTATACGGCTCGGGGAATTGTTTGGAGTATTATTGGTTTTCTTTTCCTGAAAGCAGCGCTTCATGCTAACTCCTCCGAAGCGGGAGGAACGCAAAATGCTTTTTCTTTTTTAGAAAACGCTAATTATGGTTCTATACTTTTGGGTGCAGTTGCTTTAGGACTAACTAGCTATGGTATATTTATGTTTGTACGGGCTAAGTGTGAAGTAATTAGTACCAACAATTAAACTAATATAGAGCAAAACCAAGAGCTAATTTTCAGATCTTAAAATAAACTTTTGCCAGAAACTTAGTTTGAATAAAAAAAGTACACCTGTCTGATAAATTTAACAGACAGGTGTACTTTAACTTAAGGCTTCGGATTAAAAAATTACTCCTCTGCTGTAATTATATTTAAATATTTTTCACCCTTAACTTTTGCCCAATGGTTATAAAATAAATTTAATAGAACCTCCTGTTCCGTTACCTCTAATACTTCTATTTTCTTTATCTTTTTTACATCTGCCAGAAAAAGCTCCGGGTTTATCAGGTTTTTATCTACCAGCACTTTCAAATACCGTACGTTTTGCGGAACTTCAAAATAATCTAATACTTCTTCTAAACGCAATAGAGGCACTTTTTCTTTTAATTCGGCAACTAGCACTCCATTTACCCCTTTGTCACCAAAAAACTTTATTTCACTGGGGTCCTGAAACCTCCTGACGATTAATAAGTTTTTAGAATCCATAATTAAAGAAGGAGCGTTGGTTTCTAAAGTCCCAATCAAAATTAAAGGATAATCATTTTCAATTTTGAGAGAACCACCAATCGGATAGGTATCTACCCTGGGGTAAGCACGCCCTTCTAATTCTTGCATCTGCCCGAAAGAGGAAGCTTTACTCAGCAAAACCATCAGAATAAGGATAAGTATTTTTTTCATAATCCTCTACTTTGGTTTAGGTATTTTAGGTGCTATTCAAGGTATAACAAATATCTTAACCTTGTGCCATTATCTATCTTAATTCTTAGTTGACTCTAAAAAGTACTCCCTTAGCAAAATATAAAGGTCAATACTTTTAACGTTTCGGATGAAGATATGAAAATTAACTCCTTTAAATGACTCGATAAATCAGATCCTTTACTAAGATAACGGATTCATTTTAAGGTTATTATTAAAAGAAACAATCTTAAAAGCAGCTTGCTTAAAAATGGCGCCAACCCTGTGCTTGCAGCGGATAAGCATTTCCGCTGGGCATTA
This region includes:
- a CDS encoding DUF1206 domain-containing protein, producing the protein MNITSLSSSLPHVQPHWVTVFARVGLTAKGIVYCLVGIMAFMAAFEIGGKSVADTGKAGIFQFILHQPFGKILLGLVAIGLLCFAIWRFIEAFLDTEHKGTNAKGIGRCIGYAFSGVVYLGLAYYAATAALGKSNGQSGSENTQQTLVHQLLEKPFGQWLVGALALGIIFLGIYQIYRAYSGEYLKKIQANRLRPNVQKLLLRAGKIGYTARGIVWSIIGFLFLKAALHANSSEAGGTQNAFSFLENANYGSILLGAVALGLTSYGIFMFVRAKCEVISTNN
- the rlmD gene encoding 23S rRNA (uracil(1939)-C(5))-methyltransferase RlmD; the encoded protein is MVAEGNCLARHENRVVFVKGVAPGDVVDVRITKQKKSFWEGTPVRFVSYSDLRVEPFCEHFGVCGGCKWQHISYETQLYYKQKQVKDNLERIGKLALPPIDPIHGSAKTTYYRNKLEFTFSDNAWLTTEQIQSGNEFDRNALGFHIPGRFDKILDIKHCYLQAEPSNGIRLSVRKYAKDHQLEFNNLYKIDGFLRNLIIRTANTGDLMVILQVYHNEQEKITALLDFLQQAFPQITSLHYVVNNKGNETFHDLDVICYKGEPYIHEEMEGLRFRVGPKSFYQTNSEQAYELYRLTREMANLTGTELVYDLYTGAGTIANFVARHCREVIGVEYVPSAIEDAKINSQINEITNTQFYAGDLKDVLTPEFVAKHGSPEVVITDPPRAGMHPDIVARLLEIHPKRIVYVSCNPATQARDLELLSGKYTVTRVQPVDMFPQTHHVENIVSLEAK